From Ancylobacter pratisalsi, one genomic window encodes:
- a CDS encoding alpha-D-ribose 1-methylphosphonate 5-triphosphate diphosphatase: METILTNARLVLKDRVVNGTLVHEAGLIRAVEEGRSRLSGARDCEGAFLAPGLIDLHTDALEGHFVPRPKVIWPDARAAALAHDAQMAGSGVTTVFDAICAGGFDQAKADRRVLYDVMLDTIQQGVARGMFRVEHRVHLRCELTDPTLPDLVELAHSRAAVHLASLMDHTPGTRQWRNVEHLKVYLSGIGKGGDDVDREVNERIERARDAVADNYARMVAAFAGSGIVLASHDDTTPDHVDEAVAAGCTISEFPTTMEAAKAARRAGLATIGGAPNVVRGGSHSGGVSMRELAGAGLLDALASDYVPASLLQAALALTRASGLSLPDAVALVSEAPARLAGLDDRGRLETGLRADLVAFRLIDDTPVVGEVTRGGERVF, encoded by the coding sequence ATGGAAACGATTCTGACCAATGCTCGCCTTGTCCTGAAAGACCGCGTCGTCAACGGAACGCTGGTGCATGAGGCCGGCCTGATTCGCGCGGTCGAGGAGGGTCGCTCGCGGCTGTCCGGGGCCCGTGATTGCGAGGGCGCCTTTCTCGCTCCCGGCCTGATCGACCTGCACACCGACGCGCTGGAAGGCCATTTCGTCCCGCGCCCGAAAGTGATCTGGCCGGACGCGCGCGCGGCGGCACTCGCCCATGACGCGCAGATGGCCGGGTCGGGCGTCACCACCGTCTTTGACGCGATCTGCGCGGGCGGGTTCGACCAGGCCAAGGCCGACCGCCGCGTGCTCTATGACGTGATGCTGGACACCATCCAGCAAGGCGTGGCGCGCGGTATGTTCCGGGTGGAGCATCGCGTGCATCTGCGCTGCGAACTCACCGACCCGACCCTGCCCGATCTCGTCGAGCTCGCCCATTCCCGCGCCGCCGTGCACCTGGCTTCGCTCATGGACCACACGCCCGGCACGCGGCAGTGGCGCAATGTCGAGCACCTGAAGGTCTACCTGTCCGGTATCGGCAAGGGCGGCGACGACGTGGACCGCGAGGTGAATGAGCGCATCGAACGCGCCCGGGACGCGGTCGCGGACAATTATGCCCGCATGGTCGCGGCCTTTGCCGGCTCCGGCATTGTGCTGGCCAGCCATGACGACACCACCCCCGACCATGTCGACGAGGCGGTGGCGGCGGGCTGCACGATTTCCGAATTCCCGACCACGATGGAAGCCGCCAAAGCGGCGCGGCGGGCCGGCCTCGCCACCATAGGAGGCGCACCGAATGTCGTGCGCGGCGGTTCGCACTCGGGCGGCGTCTCGATGCGCGAACTGGCCGGCGCGGGACTGCTCGACGCCCTCGCCTCCGACTATGTGCCCGCCAGCCTGCTGCAGGCGGCGCTGGCGCTGACCCGTGCCTCAGGGCTTTCGCTGCCAGACGCCGTCGCGCTGGTGAGCGAAGCCCCGGCACGTCTCGCCGGCCTCGATGATCGGGGACGTCTGGAAACGGGCCTGCGTGCCGACCTCGTCGCGTTCCGGCTGATCGACGACACCCCCGTCGTCGGCGAAGTCACACGCGGCGGAGAGAGGGTGTTCTGA
- a CDS encoding DUF1045 domain-containing protein has protein sequence MSEPRYAIYYAPPAQSPLWRFGSSVIGYDAETGEDCTLPELRRFDAERWREMTSEPRRYGFHGTLKAPFRLAAGRSEAELRAVCTRFASVRAPFVCTGVALAVLGRFLALKTVTPCAALDRLAAGAVAAFDEFRAPMSEAEQEKRLRAPLTARQKEYLMRWGYPYVLDDFRFHMTLTGSLDEAERGLAEAELAAHLASSGADGPLIVSEIALYRQENGPFRLVGRFPFGS, from the coding sequence ATGAGTGAACCCCGTTACGCGATCTACTACGCCCCGCCCGCCCAAAGTCCGCTCTGGCGCTTCGGCTCCTCCGTGATCGGCTACGACGCCGAGACGGGGGAAGACTGTACTCTACCGGAGCTGCGACGCTTCGATGCCGAACGTTGGCGCGAGATGACGAGCGAGCCGCGCCGCTATGGCTTTCACGGTACGCTGAAGGCACCGTTCCGCCTCGCCGCCGGCCGCTCCGAGGCGGAACTGCGCGCGGTCTGCACCCGGTTCGCCTCCGTTCGCGCGCCCTTCGTCTGCACCGGCGTCGCCCTCGCCGTGCTCGGCCGCTTCCTGGCGCTGAAGACCGTGACGCCCTGCGCCGCGCTCGACCGGCTCGCCGCCGGCGCTGTCGCCGCGTTCGACGAGTTCCGCGCCCCGATGAGCGAAGCCGAACAAGAGAAACGGCTGCGCGCGCCGCTGACGGCCCGCCAGAAGGAATATCTTATGCGCTGGGGCTACCCCTATGTGCTGGACGATTTCCGCTTCCATATGACGTTGACCGGCTCGCTCGACGAAGCGGAGCGCGGGCTCGCCGAAGCGGAACTTGCCGCCCATCTCGCCAGTAGCGGCGCAGACGGACCCTTGATCGTGAGCGAGATCGCGCTCTACCGCCAGGAGAACGGCCCGTTCCGCCTGGTGGGGCGTTTTCCTTTCGGGAGCTGA
- a CDS encoding chloramphenicol acetyltransferase: MDVPNAPPTSPKKLGLAPLIDPTAEVLRSAFGRYTEVGARTRLLEVALGDYSYVVNDSDIAYASIGRFASIAAMVRINPGNHPMERASQAHFTYRASAYFDDVEDEAALFDRRRSQGVVIGHDVWIGHGAIVLPGRCVGDGAVVAAGAVVTKDVAPYTIVAGVPARPVRDRFPRAIAARLQALGWWEWDHARLRRALDDFRSLTIEAFLEKHGG, from the coding sequence GTGGACGTACCGAATGCGCCGCCCACGTCGCCGAAGAAGCTCGGCCTCGCGCCCCTGATCGATCCGACGGCCGAGGTGCTCCGCTCCGCATTCGGCCGCTACACCGAGGTCGGCGCGCGCACCAGGCTGCTGGAGGTCGCGCTCGGCGACTATTCCTACGTGGTCAACGATTCCGACATTGCCTATGCCTCCATCGGCCGGTTCGCCTCCATCGCCGCCATGGTTCGGATCAACCCCGGCAACCATCCGATGGAGCGGGCGAGCCAGGCTCATTTCACCTATCGCGCCTCGGCCTATTTCGACGATGTCGAGGACGAGGCCGCCCTGTTTGACCGGCGCCGCTCCCAGGGCGTCGTCATCGGCCATGACGTGTGGATCGGTCATGGGGCGATCGTCCTGCCGGGGCGGTGCGTTGGTGACGGGGCGGTTGTGGCGGCGGGCGCCGTGGTCACCAAGGACGTCGCTCCCTACACCATCGTCGCCGGCGTGCCCGCACGCCCGGTTCGCGATCGCTTCCCGCGCGCCATTGCCGCCCGCCTTCAGGCTCTGGGCTGGTGGGAGTGGGACCACGCACGGCTCCGCCGCGCACTGGACGACTTTCGCAGCCTGACAATCGAGGCGTTCCTCGAAAAGCACGGCGGCTGA
- the sppA gene encoding signal peptide peptidase SppA, producing the protein MAVTAIEVDELLARRRLRRKLIFWRVLALLVLVAGGVGLFAWLNDGVFLPRSSAHVARVKIGGLIRTERERAELFEAIGRSGAKAVILAIDSPGGTVVGSAALYDELRRLATKKPIVAVVDGMAASGAYIAAMGADHIIAPRNALVGSIGVIFQFPNFAELMKTVGISYEEIKSTPLKAAPNMFDPPTEDARAAIRSLVEDSYVWFKELVSERRLLSGDKLDIAADGRVFTGHQALPLRLIDEIGDERTARDWLERERGIAKNLPVRDWHTQRAVDEFGWLAGIAIRLMSLIGLEDFGRAIIDPASGVAMQARLDGLLALWHPR; encoded by the coding sequence ATGGCCGTAACCGCGATCGAAGTGGACGAGCTGCTGGCCCGCCGACGGCTGCGCCGCAAGCTGATCTTCTGGCGGGTCCTGGCTTTGCTCGTTCTGGTGGCGGGTGGCGTTGGCCTGTTCGCCTGGCTGAACGATGGCGTGTTCCTGCCGCGTTCATCCGCCCATGTGGCGCGGGTAAAGATCGGCGGCCTGATCCGCACCGAACGAGAGCGCGCCGAGCTGTTCGAGGCGATCGGCCGCTCGGGAGCCAAGGCGGTCATTCTCGCCATCGACAGTCCGGGCGGCACCGTCGTCGGCTCCGCCGCGCTCTATGACGAGTTGCGCCGGCTGGCCACGAAGAAGCCTATCGTCGCCGTGGTCGATGGCATGGCGGCCTCAGGTGCCTACATCGCCGCAATGGGCGCCGATCACATCATCGCCCCACGCAATGCCCTGGTCGGATCGATCGGCGTTATCTTCCAGTTCCCGAACTTCGCCGAACTGATGAAGACGGTCGGCATCTCCTATGAGGAGATCAAGTCGACGCCGTTGAAGGCGGCGCCCAACATGTTCGATCCCCCCACAGAAGACGCCCGCGCGGCCATACGCTCTCTGGTGGAAGACAGCTATGTCTGGTTCAAGGAGCTGGTGTCGGAGCGACGCCTGCTCAGCGGCGACAAGCTGGACATCGCCGCCGACGGACGCGTGTTCACCGGTCACCAAGCGCTGCCTCTGAGGCTGATTGACGAGATCGGCGACGAACGCACCGCGCGTGACTGGCTGGAGCGCGAACGGGGCATTGCGAAGAATCTTCCGGTGCGCGACTGGCACACCCAGCGCGCCGTCGACGAGTTCGGCTGGCTCGCGGGTATTGCTATCCGTCTCATGTCCCTGATCGGGCTTGAGGACTTCGGGCGCGCCATAATCGATCCGGCAAGCGGCGTCGCAATGCAGGCGCGCCTTGACGGTCTGTTGGCCCTCTGGCACCCTCGCTGA
- the ihfB gene encoding integration host factor subunit beta produces MIKSELVQRIAEANPHLYQRDVENIVNAILDEVVSALARGDRVELRGFGAFSVKSRPARTGRNPRTGAHVAVDGKAVPYFKTGKEMRERLNGGVDLE; encoded by the coding sequence ATGATCAAGTCCGAGCTTGTTCAACGCATTGCGGAAGCCAATCCGCATCTATACCAGCGCGATGTCGAGAACATCGTGAATGCGATACTCGACGAGGTCGTCTCGGCGCTCGCGCGCGGCGACAGGGTGGAGCTACGCGGTTTCGGCGCCTTCTCCGTGAAGTCACGTCCGGCCCGCACGGGCCGCAATCCGCGCACCGGCGCACATGTGGCTGTCGACGGCAAAGCCGTGCCCTATTTCAAGACGGGCAAGGAGATGCGCGAGCGCCTGAACGGCGGCGTCGACCTCGAATGA
- a CDS encoding LapA family protein gives MLRRIVLILILLPISVAVILLAVANRHSVSLLLDPFAGESGISVQIPLFLVVFGALILGVVLGGVSVWLNQGRYRRTARRSQREARRAAGEVEQLRAVAARTAPASKPAGLSLASSPATPALTDRRTAA, from the coding sequence GTGCTGCGTCGTATTGTGTTGATCCTGATCCTGCTGCCGATCTCGGTCGCGGTCATTCTTCTCGCGGTGGCAAACCGGCATTCGGTGTCGCTGCTGCTGGACCCGTTCGCCGGTGAATCCGGGATAAGCGTTCAGATTCCGCTGTTTCTGGTGGTGTTCGGCGCGCTCATTCTGGGCGTCGTGCTGGGCGGGGTCAGCGTGTGGCTCAATCAGGGGCGTTATCGCCGTACGGCCCGACGATCGCAGCGCGAGGCGCGTCGTGCCGCCGGAGAGGTGGAGCAGTTGCGCGCGGTTGCCGCCCGCACCGCACCGGCCTCGAAGCCCGCGGGTCTCTCGCTCGCATCAAGCCCGGCCACACCGGCACTCACGGATCGCCGCACCGCCGCCTGA
- the cysW gene encoding sulfate ABC transporter permease subunit CysW — MASEPLAPEASHSPRRIRVGDGPRTRVVLIATVLVLTLLALIAPLAVIFAEAFRQGAAAYVASFASSDTQYAIGLTVFTALVVVPINVGFGIAAAWCIAKFSFPGRNLLVALVELPFSISPIIAGVAYLFVYGGQGLLGPWLQEHDIKIMFAVPGIILASLFVTAPFVARELIPLMIAQGSEEEEAAVTLGAGGWRILRLVTLPNVRFALLYGAALCNARVMGEFGAVSVVSGNIRGQTNTLPLQIELLYQDNNAIAAFAVATILTAVALVTLIAKAIIEKLDAAREKVAGRAGH; from the coding sequence ATGGCCTCTGAACCTCTCGCTCCCGAAGCGTCCCACAGTCCGCGGCGCATCCGCGTTGGCGACGGGCCGCGCACGCGCGTCGTGCTGATCGCGACCGTTCTGGTATTGACGCTCCTGGCGCTGATCGCACCACTCGCGGTTATCTTCGCGGAGGCGTTCCGCCAGGGCGCGGCGGCCTACGTCGCCTCCTTCGCTTCATCCGACACGCAATATGCGATCGGGCTGACCGTCTTCACCGCGCTGGTCGTGGTGCCGATCAATGTCGGCTTCGGCATCGCGGCCGCCTGGTGCATCGCCAAATTCAGCTTCCCCGGCCGCAATCTTCTCGTGGCGCTCGTGGAACTGCCGTTCTCGATCTCCCCGATCATCGCCGGCGTCGCGTATCTCTTCGTCTATGGCGGGCAGGGGCTGCTGGGGCCGTGGCTGCAGGAACATGACATCAAGATCATGTTCGCCGTGCCGGGCATCATCCTCGCCAGTCTTTTCGTTACAGCACCCTTCGTCGCCCGCGAGCTGATCCCCCTGATGATCGCCCAGGGGTCCGAGGAAGAGGAAGCGGCGGTAACGCTGGGGGCCGGGGGGTGGCGGATCCTGCGGCTGGTGACGCTGCCCAATGTGCGCTTCGCGCTGCTCTATGGCGCGGCGCTGTGCAATGCGCGTGTCATGGGCGAGTTCGGTGCGGTGTCGGTGGTCTCCGGCAATATTCGCGGCCAGACCAACACATTGCCATTGCAGATCGAGCTGCTTTACCAGGACAACAATGCCATCGCCGCCTTCGCGGTGGCGACCATCCTCACCGCCGTTGCGCTGGTGACGCTGATCGCCAAGGCGATCATCGAGAAGCTCGACGCCGCGCGTGAGAAGGTAGCGGGCAGGGCGGGACACTGA
- the cysT gene encoding sulfate ABC transporter permease subunit CysT: protein MNRVVPGFGLSLGITLFYLSLIVLLPLGALVWQAMDVGWARYISIMTGARTLAAFQVTLSTAALATLFNAIYGLALAWVLVRYEFPGRRLLDALVDVPFALPTAVAGIALSALFAKNGWFGGTLADIGIEVAYTPIGIAVAMAFTSIPFIVRTVQPVLEDVAADVEEAAATLGASDLRIFAKVIFPAIFPAFLTGASLGFARSLGEFGAIIFIAGNRPMTTEVVSLLTFIRIEEYDYPAAAAIAATLLGMAFVMLFVVNMIQLWQQRRVGAGD from the coding sequence TTGAACCGCGTCGTCCCGGGCTTTGGGCTCTCGCTCGGCATCACCCTGTTCTATCTCAGCCTGATCGTGCTGCTGCCGCTCGGGGCGCTGGTGTGGCAGGCCATGGATGTCGGCTGGGCGCGTTACATCTCGATCATGACCGGTGCGCGCACGCTCGCGGCGTTCCAGGTGACGCTGTCGACCGCGGCCCTCGCCACGCTTTTCAACGCGATCTATGGCTTGGCACTGGCCTGGGTGCTGGTGCGTTACGAGTTTCCCGGCCGGCGACTGCTCGACGCACTGGTCGATGTGCCGTTCGCCCTGCCGACCGCCGTGGCGGGCATCGCGCTCTCGGCGCTGTTCGCGAAGAACGGGTGGTTCGGCGGCACCTTGGCCGATATCGGCATCGAGGTCGCCTATACCCCGATCGGCATCGCGGTGGCGATGGCCTTCACCTCCATCCCCTTCATCGTTCGGACGGTACAGCCGGTCCTCGAGGATGTCGCGGCCGATGTCGAGGAGGCCGCCGCGACGCTTGGCGCCTCGGATCTGAGAATTTTCGCCAAGGTGATTTTTCCGGCGATCTTTCCCGCCTTCCTGACCGGCGCTTCACTGGGCTTTGCGCGCTCGCTGGGCGAGTTCGGGGCCATCATCTTCATCGCCGGCAACCGGCCGATGACGACCGAGGTGGTGTCGCTGCTCACCTTCATCCGCATCGAGGAATATGACTATCCCGCCGCCGCTGCCATAGCCGCCACGCTGCTCGGCATGGCCTTCGTGATGCTGTTCGTCGTCAACATGATCCAGCTCTGGCAGCAGCGCCGGGTCGGGGCGGGAGACTGA
- the cysP gene encoding thiosulfate ABC transporter substrate-binding protein CysP yields the protein MRLSRRLILAAALAPFVLSAAVPAARADEPSTILNASYDIARELFDAINKKFEPAYKAETGKEIKVDQSHAGTSKQARSIVEGLAADVVTFNQVTDIQFLVDKGFVAKDWQTRLPNASSPWYSFPAFLVREGNPKGVKNWDDLVRDDVKLVFPNPKTSGNARYTYLAAYAYALEKFNGDTAQADAFVKKLLANVVVFDTGGRGATTSFVEREQGDVLITFEAEVISVKDAYKDKNFQVVVPPVSLLAEFPVAVVDKVVDKRGSRKIATDYLTWLYSPEGQRIAAEANNRVVDPTVAEEFKAKFAPVRLVKVEDVFGGWKKVQQDHFVSGAKLDELFVGQ from the coding sequence ATGCGCCTCTCGCGCCGCCTGATCCTTGCCGCCGCCCTGGCGCCGTTCGTGCTCTCCGCCGCTGTGCCCGCGGCCCGCGCCGACGAGCCGAGCACGATCCTCAACGCGTCCTACGACATCGCCCGCGAGCTTTTCGACGCGATCAACAAGAAATTCGAGCCGGCGTACAAGGCCGAGACCGGCAAGGAGATCAAGGTCGACCAGAGCCACGCCGGCACGTCCAAGCAGGCGCGGTCGATTGTCGAGGGTCTGGCCGCCGACGTCGTGACCTTCAACCAGGTGACCGACATCCAGTTCCTGGTCGACAAGGGTTTCGTCGCCAAGGACTGGCAGACCCGCCTGCCGAACGCCTCCTCGCCCTGGTACTCCTTCCCCGCCTTCCTGGTGCGCGAGGGCAACCCGAAGGGCGTGAAGAACTGGGACGATCTGGTGCGTGACGACGTGAAACTCGTCTTCCCCAATCCGAAGACTTCGGGCAATGCGCGCTACACTTATCTCGCCGCCTATGCCTACGCGCTTGAGAAGTTCAACGGCGACACCGCCCAGGCCGACGCGTTCGTGAAGAAGCTGCTGGCCAATGTCGTGGTGTTCGATACCGGTGGACGCGGGGCCACCACCTCGTTCGTGGAGCGTGAGCAGGGCGACGTGCTGATCACCTTCGAGGCCGAGGTTATCAGCGTGAAGGACGCCTACAAGGACAAGAATTTCCAGGTCGTGGTGCCGCCGGTGAGCCTGCTCGCCGAGTTCCCGGTCGCCGTGGTGGACAAGGTGGTCGACAAGCGCGGCTCGCGGAAGATCGCCACCGACTATCTCACCTGGCTCTACTCGCCCGAAGGCCAGAGGATCGCGGCCGAGGCCAACAACCGCGTCGTTGACCCCACCGTCGCCGAGGAGTTCAAGGCCAAGTTCGCCCCCGTCCGCCTCGTCAAGGTGGAGGACGTGTTCGGCGGCTGGAAGAAGGTCCAGCAGGATCACTTCGTTTCCGGCGCCAAGCTGGACGAGCTGTTCGTCGGGCAGTGA
- a CDS encoding phosphoribosylanthranilate isomerase, whose product MSLEIKICGINTPDALDAALEAGADMIGMVFFAPSPRHVEHATAHALAERARGRARVVALTVDADDSALAEIVARVRPDILQLHGKETPARVAAIRARFELPVIKAIGIATQADIDGLKAYEGSADWLLLDAKAPKGAALPGGNGVTFDWTLLAGLSLATPFMLSGGLDPSNVGDALSLIRPAGVDVSSGVERAPGVKDPDRIAAFVRAARAADIEPVDAIRNPARACAASAPYANQTSPAS is encoded by the coding sequence TTGTCGCTTGAGATAAAGATCTGCGGGATAAACACCCCCGACGCGCTCGACGCCGCCCTTGAAGCCGGGGCGGACATGATCGGGATGGTGTTCTTCGCGCCGAGCCCGCGCCACGTTGAGCACGCGACCGCGCATGCGCTGGCCGAGCGCGCCCGCGGGCGCGCGCGCGTGGTCGCGCTGACGGTCGATGCGGATGACAGCGCTCTCGCGGAAATCGTCGCGCGCGTGCGCCCCGACATTCTCCAGCTCCACGGCAAGGAAACGCCCGCCCGCGTCGCCGCCATCCGCGCCCGCTTCGAACTGCCGGTCATAAAGGCGATCGGCATTGCCACACAGGCTGACATAGATGGTCTGAAGGCCTATGAGGGCAGTGCCGACTGGCTGCTGCTGGACGCAAAAGCGCCCAAGGGCGCCGCGCTGCCGGGAGGTAATGGAGTTACTTTCGACTGGACCCTGCTTGCCGGGCTGAGCCTCGCCACACCCTTCATGCTGTCGGGCGGCCTTGACCCTTCCAATGTCGGCGACGCGCTGAGCCTGATCCGTCCGGCCGGCGTCGACGTATCTTCGGGTGTGGAACGCGCGCCCGGCGTGAAGGATCCCGACCGCATCGCTGCCTTCGTGCGTGCCGCCCGCGCCGCCGATATCGAACCCGTTGACGCCATCCGAAACCCGGCCCGCGCCTGCGCGGCGTCCGCCCCCTATGCCAACCAGACGAGCCCCGCGTCGTGA
- the trpB gene encoding tryptophan synthase subunit beta, producing the protein MNVLNSFRTGPDENGHFGIFGGRFVAETLMPLILQLQEAYEDAKADPAYKAEMDAGLKHYVGRPSPLYFAERLTEHLGGAKIYFKREELNHTGSHKVNNVLGQILLARRMGKERIIAETGAGQHGVATATLCARYGLKCIVYMGALDVARQAPNVFRMKMLGAEVVQVESGAKTLKDAMNEALRDWVTNVHDTFYCIGTVAGPHPYPAMVRDFQSIIGQETREQMMEQEGRLPDSLIACIGGGSNAMGLFHPFLDDPDVKIWGVEAAGHGIPTGQHAASLTGGRPGVLHGNRTYLLMDDDGQIAEAHSISAGLDYPGIGPEHSWLHETGRATYISATDQEALEAFQLVSRLEGIIPALEPAHALAKVMELAPTLPKDHLMVVNLSGRGDKDIPQVAEILGTKI; encoded by the coding sequence GTGAATGTTCTGAACTCCTTCCGTACCGGCCCCGACGAGAACGGGCACTTCGGCATATTCGGCGGACGTTTCGTTGCCGAAACGCTCATGCCGCTGATCCTCCAGCTGCAGGAGGCCTATGAGGACGCCAAGGCGGATCCTGCCTACAAGGCGGAGATGGACGCCGGGCTGAAGCACTATGTCGGCCGGCCCAGCCCGCTTTATTTCGCAGAGCGGCTCACCGAGCACCTCGGTGGCGCCAAGATCTATTTCAAGCGCGAAGAACTGAACCACACGGGTTCGCACAAGGTGAACAACGTGCTGGGCCAGATCCTGCTCGCCCGCCGCATGGGCAAGGAGCGCATCATCGCCGAGACCGGCGCGGGCCAGCACGGCGTCGCCACCGCCACGCTGTGCGCGCGCTACGGGCTGAAATGTATCGTCTATATGGGCGCACTCGACGTCGCCCGTCAGGCGCCGAACGTGTTCCGCATGAAAATGCTGGGCGCCGAAGTGGTGCAGGTGGAATCCGGTGCCAAGACGCTCAAGGACGCGATGAACGAGGCGCTGCGCGACTGGGTGACCAACGTGCACGACACCTTCTACTGCATCGGCACGGTCGCCGGGCCGCATCCCTACCCGGCGATGGTGCGCGATTTCCAGTCCATCATCGGCCAGGAAACCCGCGAGCAGATGATGGAGCAGGAAGGCCGTCTGCCGGACAGCCTCATCGCCTGCATCGGTGGCGGCTCCAACGCCATGGGCCTGTTCCATCCCTTCCTGGATGATCCTGACGTCAAGATCTGGGGCGTCGAGGCCGCCGGCCACGGCATTCCCACAGGCCAGCACGCCGCCTCGCTGACCGGCGGGCGCCCGGGCGTGCTGCATGGCAACCGCACCTATCTGCTCATGGACGACGACGGCCAGATCGCCGAGGCGCATTCCATCTCGGCGGGGCTGGACTATCCCGGCATCGGGCCGGAGCATTCCTGGCTGCACGAGACCGGCCGGGCCACCTACATCTCCGCGACGGACCAGGAAGCGCTTGAGGCCTTCCAGCTGGTTTCGCGGCTTGAGGGCATCATCCCCGCGCTGGAGCCAGCGCATGCGCTGGCGAAGGTGATGGAACTCGCCCCGACGCTGCCGAAGGATCACCTGATGGTGGTCAACCTCTCCGGCCGCGGCGACAAGGACATTCCGCAGGTGGCGGAAATTCTGGGAACCAAGATATGA
- the trpA gene encoding tryptophan synthase subunit alpha produces MSTRLATRFKACAAQGRAALVTFVTAGDPDYDTSLALLKALPGAGSDIIELGVPFTDPMADGPAIQAAGLRALHAGQTLAKTIAMVHAFRESDADTPIVLMGYYNPVYIYGVDRFLADAKAAGVDGLVVVDLPPEEDNELCLPALKAGLDFIRLATPTTDDRRLPKVLANTAGFVYYVSITGITGAATPDADVVGQAVARIKRHTSLPVAVGFGVRTPEQAAAIAAGADGVVVGSALVDALRASLDADSHATPATVPAVTELVGALAQAVRGAARVAAE; encoded by the coding sequence ATGAGTACGCGTCTCGCCACCCGCTTCAAGGCCTGTGCCGCTCAAGGCCGCGCCGCGCTGGTCACCTTCGTCACCGCTGGCGATCCCGACTACGACACCTCATTGGCGCTGCTCAAAGCCCTGCCGGGCGCCGGCTCGGACATTATCGAGCTCGGGGTTCCCTTCACCGACCCGATGGCCGACGGGCCGGCGATTCAGGCGGCGGGCCTGCGCGCGCTGCACGCCGGACAGACCCTGGCCAAGACCATCGCCATGGTCCACGCCTTCCGCGAGAGCGACGCCGACACCCCGATCGTGCTGATGGGCTACTACAACCCGGTCTATATCTACGGCGTGGACCGCTTCCTGGCGGACGCCAAGGCCGCCGGCGTTGATGGCCTCGTCGTGGTCGACCTTCCGCCGGAGGAGGACAACGAGCTGTGCCTGCCCGCGCTCAAGGCCGGGCTCGATTTCATCCGGCTCGCCACCCCCACCACGGACGACAGGCGCCTGCCGAAGGTGCTCGCGAACACGGCGGGCTTCGTCTACTATGTCTCCATCACCGGCATCACCGGCGCGGCAACACCCGACGCGGATGTGGTGGGGCAGGCCGTGGCGCGGATCAAGCGTCACACCAGCCTGCCGGTCGCCGTCGGCTTCGGCGTGCGCACCCCTGAACAGGCTGCGGCGATCGCGGCCGGCGCCGATGGCGTCGTGGTCGGGTCGGCGCTGGTCGACGCGCTGCGCGCCTCGCTGGATGCCGACAGCCACGCCACACCTGCGACCGTGCCCGCCGTTACCGAGCTCGTCGGCGCGTTGGCGCAGGCCGTGCGCGGCGCCGCCCGGGTCGCCGCCGAATAG